In Nakamurella antarctica, the following are encoded in one genomic region:
- a CDS encoding universal stress protein, with protein MDEKSRTGVSPGGIPLPPDLRPGPVVVGVDAAATSGRHLRAAVFLARSLGRPVLLIHVRRRIMPLVEGFVPLQEDMDVTDAAEKEMEAALSADLVAGGDLAGVEWELLSTFGEAATEIIRIADERDAACVVVGKRHAGFAELLHRIASGSVSRAVVASQKFPVMVVP; from the coding sequence ATGGACGAGAAGTCGCGCACGGGAGTGAGCCCCGGTGGAATCCCACTCCCACCTGATCTGAGACCGGGACCGGTGGTAGTAGGGGTGGACGCCGCCGCAACCAGCGGACGCCATTTAAGGGCCGCAGTGTTTCTCGCTCGTAGTTTGGGCCGCCCGGTGCTGTTGATCCATGTGCGTCGCAGAATAATGCCGTTGGTGGAGGGGTTCGTCCCGCTGCAGGAAGACATGGATGTTACGGATGCGGCCGAAAAGGAAATGGAGGCCGCACTTTCGGCCGATCTCGTGGCAGGCGGTGATCTGGCAGGCGTGGAGTGGGAACTGCTGTCAACCTTTGGCGAAGCTGCGACAGAAATCATCCGGATCGCTGACGAGCGCGACGCAGCGTGCGTCGTGGTTGGGAAAAGGCATGCGGGTTTTGCCGAGCTGCTCCACAGGATCGCGTCGGGGTCGGTTTCCAGAGCTGTGGTCGCTTCTCAGAAGTTCCCAGTAATGGTGGTCCCTTAA
- a CDS encoding ribose-5-phosphate isomerase gives MRIYLGSDHAGFELKAALVQHLTAAGHDVVDLGAHIYESLDDYPPFCLETGRSVVADPGSLGVVIGGSGNGEQIAANKVVGVRAILAWSTETAQLGRQHNDANVISIGARMHDEATAFSLVDTFIATDFSHDERHQRRIDLVSAYEADPKRLHV, from the coding sequence ATGCGCATCTACCTGGGTTCTGACCACGCTGGCTTCGAGTTGAAAGCTGCTCTGGTGCAACACCTCACCGCTGCGGGGCATGACGTCGTCGATCTCGGGGCGCATATCTACGAAAGCCTTGATGACTATCCGCCGTTCTGCCTGGAGACAGGTCGCTCAGTGGTGGCGGATCCGGGGAGCCTTGGCGTAGTTATCGGTGGCTCCGGAAACGGAGAGCAGATTGCCGCCAATAAGGTCGTTGGAGTGCGCGCCATTCTGGCCTGGTCCACCGAGACAGCTCAGTTGGGTCGCCAACACAACGACGCCAACGTCATTTCAATCGGCGCCCGGATGCACGACGAGGCAACCGCTTTCTCTCTGGTGGACACCTTTATTGCTACCGATTTCTCACACGACGAACGCCATCAGCGTCGGATCGACCTCGTGTCGGCTTATGAAGCGGACCCGAAGCGGCTACACGTCTGA